A stretch of DNA from Juglans microcarpa x Juglans regia isolate MS1-56 chromosome 5D, Jm3101_v1.0, whole genome shotgun sequence:
CACCATAAATGGCTTTCATTCAGCCTCCAACGAACCAGTCCGAACTTCCCGCCAATCTTCCAATCCTCACCCAAGTGAAAACCCATGATGCATTATTCACAATCCACCACAAATACGAGTTCTAGCAGCAGCGGCGGCGGCAGTAGTGGAGCTAGTGGCAGCATTGCCTCTGTTACTGCCGGGGCAGCACCCCCCACTAGGGGGCGTCACCCAGTTTATCGTGGAGTAAGGCGTCGGAGTACTGGGAAATGGGTGTCCGAAATTCGCGAACCCAGAAAGCCTAATAGAATCTGGCTAGGCACATTTCCTACACCTGAAATGGCTGCAGTCGCTTACGATGTGGCAGTAATTGCTCTCAAAGGTCAAGATACCGATCAACTAAACTTTCCCAACTCAGCCTCTTCTTTGCCCGTGCCCGCCTCCACTTCCCCACGTGATATCCAAGCAGCTGCAGCCTCTGCTGCAGCTGCTTTAGGTGCTGCAGCAGCTGCTATGGGAGCTGCAAAAGATGCTTCAACCGTGAATGAGGGTGATGGAACACAAAAAGCACTAGAACCAGAAAGACCAGTGTTTGATGAATTTGTTGACGAGGATTTGATCTTTGACATGCCCAATGTTCTTGTGAATATGGCTGAAGGAATGCTTCTTAGCCCACCTCGCTTGGACGTCGCTGGCGACGATGATGAAAACACTGATCAGGATCAGAACCTTTGGAAATTTCCTTAAACCACCATATATCTACAACAGCATAATCATCAATATTTTCCGCCAAAAACAAAACCTGAAGAAACTTAACCTCTATAATATACGAAGGAGTCTTCCATTGATAATCTAAAATGCAAGATGGCAACATCAATTGCGTGTGAGAGTGCTGGCTTGTTTGCTTATAAATAATTCTACAGGATTTTGTGTATTAGGAGTTTCTCTTTTTGCACTTTCCTGTCTTTCAATGCTTGATCAAGAGTCACACAATGTGAGGATCAAAGAAACATCCTTATACAATTCACAAGAAGCACGATCGACTTGATTTCATCAGCGACTGGAAATTGACTTCttataacatatgatcaaatccTACCCAGAAggcaaaagccaaaaaaaaaagaaaaagaaaaagaaagaacattaAATTCGTGATATCTAAGTAAAACAAAGGCCTTCTTGATTTCGGGAACTATGCTTTAAttcgaagtaaaataaaatatacagcAGAAGGCTTtggttaaaaaaagaaaagaacagaacAGAAAAAATAGTGTCCGTACCGCCCATAACTGCCAGCAACTGAATTTGTAACTACCAACTTCCAAAAGATTTAAAAGAATCCAAGAGAAATTTTAAGATTCGAGACAGTACTTTCCAaaaaatgactatatatatacatattcccATGAACTGAATCATAAATGGCACCTCAATTTGCATCTTCCAACTTCTATATGGTCAGTACTGCAAAATATCATGATCAGTAATTCGATCCCATCTCAATCCGGCCCTCTAGAACTTTGTTGCTACTTGAACCATAAATCAGGCCAAACACATGAAACGGTATTATTAGGCTTTGAAATAGCATTGCAAATGGGAAGCATATGTTTCTAGAATTTTtcggatgctcaatctccatttCATTATTCAGTGCACTGAGGTTCCAAATTAAGCAAATAGGATGAATGGTTAGGTGAAGAAAAGCAAGTAAGTTGGGAGGCTTAGTCAACAAAACAATCAAGATGTTGATTTAAGGGTGTTTTATATTATTACTTCTAACACTGCAGTACTTTACATGACTTTTATTTCCAGCCACACGTTGTGATTGTTAGGATGGAGCTCCCCAAAAGATTATGGCCTACCTTACCCTCTGTTGACGTGTCATTCTCGCCGTTTGGTTCCTATGACGTGGCACTCAGACATTGGGGGATAAATACCAGGGATGTTGACTCTTCACCTAGCTTCGACCTTTCGATCGACAGGGTCCACATAGTCATGCATCTTAGGCTTGGAGGCTTTCCGAGAAGTAATATGTAGTTTTCAGTTTATTAGGAAGTGGAAATGCAAAGATCAGATGAGACCGAGAGACTTTAGTGTGAGGCATGAAGAGGAATGTGGCTTTAGTACTTCCCATGCACCTAAacatgataattaattaatcttaCTAGCACTTGGAAGATGTAGCTAGCTTTGTTAGCACCCGGCCTCCCGTTATAACAAGAATAAATGTGTAACATCAAACAAGGATCTTCGGTCCCAaccctagctatatatatatcatgcccTGATCAATTGCGCGCCAAGTTGACAAAAGTCGGGACATGAAATCGATCGAGAGGCCAgctcattttcaaattttcttctcGCATCAACTTATTAGTTTTTTTGtccatatatttatttcttctcaTGAGGAATATTATAACATCCCGGATTGTAAAGGTACTACTATTGTAATAAGTTTCACACTAggaaaatgtatatatatatatatatatatatatatattgatatggaAAGAATGAATATTTTAAGTTCCTTAATTATATTGGTTTCTATATACTAATTAGAAGAATGAATTTTTTACAAGGTGATTCATGAAGTGAGTGATCATTTGTGACTATTAATGTTAATCGTTTTAAGGTATACATTGGAGAAATGTGGCTAGAACTTTCGTTAACGGTGATTAATACCTTAATAGCTAGGCACGTATCATAAACACTTAGCCATAAATAATATCCATatggagtatatatatattatgatcagcactaatattttaattagagaACTACTAcagatacaaaaatattataaaaagtaaactcacaaattattGTAGTTTCATAGAATCttttagatctactttataataaaagtaaatttataatctaatgtaccaaattaattaaatcacatcaatttataagtttatttttatataatctatttatgactaaaatattttcctcctaataaatatatatagaagttgAATGGTACATTCCTTTTTGAGTTTATCACTTCTTTTTAATAGTTCTCTCATGCATTGTAAACGCTTTGTTTTGTGCATAAACAAGCTTTCTTAGTAATGAATTTccatatatactaattaattaagccgCCATTAGGTCTGCATGTACCAGCAGTACTCCAATATCATGATTAATGACTAAACAAACATGAGAAAGTGTGCTTTCAATTACTAGATTGACTGCATGTGTGGCCTATCCCAGTGGGACATATTGTAGGCACGCAGTCATAAACCAGTAATATCTACGGGGTTGTAACTATGAAGCAAAatttattatacatatatatattttaaatatctacGGACAGTGGGCAAAACTCCATAAATGGCAGAAGTCAAGAAAAGTGATAATTAGGCATTAATCGATGGTTTAAG
This window harbors:
- the LOC121265459 gene encoding ethylene-responsive transcription factor ERF024-like, yielding MMHYSQSTTNTSSSSSGGGSSGASGSIASVTAGAAPPTRGRHPVYRGVRRRSTGKWVSEIREPRKPNRIWLGTFPTPEMAAVAYDVAVIALKGQDTDQLNFPNSASSLPVPASTSPRDIQAAAASAAAALGAAAAAMGAAKDASTVNEGDGTQKALEPERPVFDEFVDEDLIFDMPNVLVNMAEGMLLSPPRLDVAGDDDENTDQDQNLWKFP